The genomic region CCTGGTCCAATCGAGGCATTGAACGAGACACCCGTTCGGTGATCGAGAAGGCCGCTGAGCGGGCGGGTAAGACTATCGGCCAGTACACCAATGAAGATGTTCGCAGCTTCGCTTAAAACTAGCTCACCCAGGCCCAACTACTAACAGCTCCGGCAGATATTAAGAACCAAATAGACCACTTGGCAACGATCATCGAGGGCATCGCAAGCCGAATTCCGAGCAAGGCAAAAATCGTTCTGAAAACGTATATTCAGCTTATCAAGAAAACGACAATTCATCCATTCCCTGTAAAAATTACACAACTTCACTAATCATATGCCTTCACTATTTCAGTAAAGAACATCAGCAAGTGTGCGAGGATCCCTTCATTTAACCCTGTGATGCAGAACATCAATATATGAAATTCTTTGGATTTGCTTTGAGTTTATTCCTATTGCTGACCATATCTGTCCAAGCACAGGAAGCTATCTATCTACGCCACCAAAGACACGATTTACATTAATGCGGCCGAGGCGGCTTTGAGGGCACTTTAAGAAGGTGATTGCACTTCCTGTCTCACAGAATATCGTCACGCTTTTGCAATTTCTCATAAAAGCATTGTAAGTACTTTACGGGCCGCTGTTTGTGCCTTCCAATGCCAAGAGAAAGAAGTGACGACCAGTTATCTAAAAAAAGCGGTCGCCCTAGATTGGGAAATGAGTGAGTACCTCTGGGAGGAGCAGAAGGAATATCCAGAGCTGAATCCTTTAAGAACTGGTTCAATAGCGAAGGAATTTGAGGTTCACTTAAATAAAAGTAAAGTAGCAGCCGGTAGAAATCCAGATCTGGAACGGGAACTTAAACAAATCCTTGAAGCAGATCAAAGGCCAAGACTACTGATGGACACAGTTGGCAGGCACTATGGGTTTAATTCTCCACAGGCGAAGCCCGTGTGGGACGAAATGCGCCGGGTAGATTCCATGAACCTGCCAAAAGTGGAGCAGATTTTGCAACTGTTTGGATATCCGGGCAAACGGCTGGTGGGCAATAAGCTATCCAGTACCGCATGGCTGATCATTCAACATTCTTCTTTATCTGTTCAGGAAAAATACCTGCCCCTCATACAGCAGGCTGCTGAGCAGGGGGAATTGGATAAGTCAAACTTAGCTTTGTTAATCGACCGGTTGCGACTCAAAAAGGGACAAAAGCAATTATATGGCACTCAGGTGCATAACGGGCCAGATGGCAGGCCAAGCGGATTTGAGCCTATCGAAGATGAGTCCAATGTGAACAAACGTCGGACAGAAATGGGTTTGCCCCCACTTGAAGAGTACGCTAGACACTGGGGGTTTGAGTATGTAGTTCCTGAAAAGTAGGGGAACGTCCATATTGGTACAGAATATTCCATTTCAAATAGGATCACCTTACCTGAGGGATGT from Salmonirosea aquatica harbors:
- a CDS encoding DUF6624 domain-containing protein produces the protein MSEYLWEEQKEYPELNPLRTGSIAKEFEVHLNKSKVAAGRNPDLERELKQILEADQRPRLLMDTVGRHYGFNSPQAKPVWDEMRRVDSMNLPKVEQILQLFGYPGKRLVGNKLSSTAWLIIQHSSLSVQEKYLPLIQQAAEQGELDKSNLALLIDRLRLKKGQKQLYGTQVHNGPDGRPSGFEPIEDESNVNKRRTEMGLPPLEEYARHWGFEYVVPEK